In one Arthrobacter sp. TMP15 genomic region, the following are encoded:
- a CDS encoding UDP-glucose/GDP-mannose dehydrogenase family protein, translating to MDISVIGCGYLGVVHAACLAELGHNVIGIDIDARKIGQLQAGQATFFEPGLPELLQEVLDNGRLRFSTKIADVKGAQVHFLCVGTPQLKGEYAADMRHVDAAFHSLLDFLEPGNVVVGKSTVPVGTATRLAQTLKGRPSDAVLVWNPEFLREGLAVKDTLSPDRFVYGIPLGEEGTHAVTVLDAVYATPLALGTRRIVADYATAELVKVAANSFLATKISFINAMAEVCEVTGADVTVLADALGMDERIGRKFLNAGAGFGGGCLPKDIRAFMARAGELGADQVLSLLREVDDINIRRRIRVVELTRTLVGGTLMGKRITVLGAAFKPNSDDVRDSPALSIAAQLQLQGATVTVTDPQAIDGARQRFPELMYEENLESAMNKADALLLLTEWQQYKDLTPEHAAEAVTSKNILDGRNVLNPVTWRAAGWKYKGIGRP from the coding sequence ATGGATATATCCGTGATCGGTTGCGGTTACTTAGGAGTTGTGCACGCAGCATGTTTAGCCGAGCTGGGCCATAACGTCATTGGCATCGATATCGATGCGAGGAAAATCGGGCAGTTACAGGCTGGCCAAGCGACTTTCTTTGAACCAGGCTTGCCTGAACTTTTGCAAGAAGTCCTCGATAACGGTCGTTTGAGGTTCAGCACGAAAATAGCCGATGTCAAAGGCGCCCAGGTGCACTTTCTTTGTGTAGGAACACCCCAGCTTAAGGGCGAGTACGCCGCAGACATGCGCCATGTGGATGCAGCATTCCACTCACTTCTTGACTTCTTAGAGCCCGGAAACGTGGTCGTGGGTAAATCCACGGTGCCCGTTGGTACAGCAACCCGGCTAGCGCAGACCCTCAAGGGACGACCTTCCGACGCTGTTCTTGTCTGGAATCCCGAATTTCTCCGTGAAGGCTTGGCCGTAAAGGACACACTCTCCCCGGACCGATTCGTCTACGGTATACCCCTTGGTGAAGAAGGAACCCACGCCGTCACCGTGCTCGACGCCGTTTATGCTACACCTCTGGCCCTGGGCACGCGCCGTATCGTTGCAGATTACGCAACAGCCGAGTTAGTGAAGGTAGCCGCGAATTCCTTTCTTGCGACGAAGATTTCCTTTATTAATGCCATGGCCGAGGTGTGTGAAGTAACCGGGGCAGATGTCACTGTGCTGGCGGATGCGCTAGGGATGGATGAACGAATCGGCCGAAAATTCTTGAACGCCGGCGCTGGTTTCGGAGGTGGCTGCCTGCCCAAAGATATCCGCGCTTTTATGGCCCGGGCAGGTGAGCTCGGAGCGGACCAAGTCCTTTCCCTGTTGCGTGAAGTCGACGACATCAACATTCGCCGCCGCATCCGCGTGGTTGAACTGACGCGCACCTTGGTGGGTGGAACCTTGATGGGCAAGCGCATCACTGTCCTGGGCGCGGCGTTCAAACCTAACAGCGATGATGTTCGCGATTCACCTGCGCTCAGTATTGCTGCACAATTGCAGCTTCAAGGCGCCACAGTTACGGTGACTGACCCTCAAGCCATCGATGGTGCGCGACAACGTTTTCCTGAACTCATGTACGAGGAAAATCTGGAGTCGGCAATGAATAAAGCAGATGCATTACTACTGCTCACCGAATGGCAGCAATACAAAGACCTCACCCCAGAACATGCCGCGGAAGCAGTCACTTCTAAGAACATCCTCGACGGACGCAATGTCTTAAATCCTGTGACTTGGCGGGCTGCTGGCTGGAAATACAAAGGAATCGGACGACCCTAG
- a CDS encoding transporter substrate-binding domain-containing protein codes for MMRTRVSRNRIRIGFIGLLIFFLTACGLQVPVDPHGTLDRVRGGVMRVGVTENRPWVKVDAAEEPSGIEPALISGFADQLDSDIEWTTGSEAVLLEELDQGELDIVVGGFLDDTPWIEKGAITVPYREQRTSSSREKHVMIVRMGENGFLLALEKFLLEKVGT; via the coding sequence ATGATGCGAACTCGTGTTTCGAGAAATCGAATAAGGATAGGTTTCATCGGGCTGCTAATTTTCTTCTTGACGGCTTGTGGCCTGCAGGTGCCCGTTGATCCACACGGCACTTTAGACCGTGTGCGTGGTGGTGTGATGCGCGTGGGTGTGACCGAGAATCGTCCCTGGGTAAAAGTAGATGCGGCCGAGGAGCCGTCAGGGATTGAACCCGCATTGATCTCAGGATTCGCTGACCAACTCGACTCGGACATCGAGTGGACGACAGGCAGCGAAGCCGTTCTATTGGAAGAGCTTGATCAGGGTGAGCTCGATATCGTCGTCGGTGGCTTTTTAGACGACACTCCTTGGATCGAGAAGGGTGCTATCACTGTTCCCTATAGAGAACAGAGGACATCTAGCAGTCGAGAAAAGCACGTCATGATCGTGCGTATGGGCGAGAACGGGTTCCTTCTCGCTCTGGAGAAGTTTCTATTAGAGAAGGTGGGGACATGA
- a CDS encoding pyridoxal-phosphate dependent enzyme — MNSLGTLQPFVTPTVKLSRLFDFPDLEIFAKLDLLQLAGSTKERTANGLIEDLLGSGQLRIGGMIVESTSGNLGIALARQCVVRGINFTAVVDENANPLALELMEAYGAKVDLVQTPADGNKLAARRRRVSELLAEHPGSVTTNQYGSPANPRAHFDTTMPEIIAGTGGNLDYLFVATSTTGTLLGCQQYVQKHGLSTKIVAVDSVGSVLFGGTAGTRRLPGLGAGILPELASWTKPDLIFQVEEIDMVRGCRRLAHYEGILAGASTGAIVAAMGALLPSLDKGSRVAFMVHDSGVPYLQTVYNDDWVRTALNVEPE; from the coding sequence TTGAACAGTTTGGGAACGCTGCAGCCCTTTGTGACTCCGACGGTGAAGCTGTCCCGCCTGTTCGATTTCCCTGATCTGGAGATATTCGCCAAGCTTGATCTGCTCCAGCTAGCTGGCAGTACCAAGGAGCGCACAGCCAATGGGCTGATTGAGGATCTCCTTGGATCAGGACAGCTCCGTATTGGTGGCATGATCGTTGAATCAACCTCTGGGAATTTGGGGATCGCGCTGGCAAGGCAGTGCGTGGTGCGAGGAATCAACTTCACCGCAGTTGTCGATGAAAATGCCAATCCTTTAGCCTTGGAGCTGATGGAAGCCTACGGTGCCAAAGTGGACCTCGTGCAAACTCCTGCGGACGGTAATAAACTCGCCGCACGTCGCCGCCGGGTTAGTGAACTGTTAGCGGAGCATCCCGGATCTGTAACCACTAACCAGTATGGATCACCGGCTAATCCCCGTGCCCATTTTGACACCACCATGCCAGAGATCATCGCAGGTACAGGGGGAAATCTGGATTATCTCTTCGTGGCGACCAGCACCACCGGGACTCTGTTGGGCTGTCAGCAATATGTCCAAAAGCATGGTCTGAGCACCAAAATTGTGGCTGTTGACTCCGTTGGTTCGGTGCTCTTCGGCGGGACGGCCGGCACCAGGCGCCTACCCGGACTCGGTGCAGGGATCCTCCCAGAGTTGGCATCCTGGACAAAGCCAGATCTTATCTTTCAAGTTGAAGAAATTGACATGGTGCGTGGCTGTAGACGGCTGGCACATTATGAGGGCATCCTGGCTGGTGCATCCACAGGCGCTATTGTGGCCGCCATGGGCGCACTGCTTCCCAGTCTCGATAAGGGATCAAGAGTGGCTTTCATGGTTCACGACAGTGGTGTGCCCTACCTCCAGACTGTCTACAACGACGATTGGGTCCGGACCGCACTAAACGTCGAACCTGAATAG
- a CDS encoding glycosyltransferase yields MKSQVPTWTNPLRIAVLAHLHHPITSPFAGGMESHTAHLVSGLVARGHEVTLFAKDGSVVDCHLIPVLDAGFLVRGYPEDERTNEQHKVLDGAMERAVKLIQAGSFDAVVNNSLSPVPHRLVMQLPTLHVLHTPPLPRLIEILRDPARTLQQLHRYVTVSEANACPWREWLPTIEIVHNGIDLSHWDERAEPKHSVAAWTGRIAAEKGTHVAIAAARAASLKLRIAGPIHDQEYFRSQIEPQLDSDISYLGHLDQEKLQRMIASSQVFLSSPLWEEPFGLTTLEAMACGTPVAALPAGAMAELIGTTGGVVADSRDSKALAVAATRAKDMDREQVQARASRFALAGMIEGYERILHSMVHRSFSQVSEGS; encoded by the coding sequence ATGAAATCTCAGGTACCTACGTGGACCAATCCTTTGCGCATTGCCGTCCTGGCCCATCTTCACCATCCGATCACCTCACCATTCGCAGGGGGTATGGAGTCCCATACCGCGCACCTGGTTTCTGGATTGGTTGCTCGTGGCCATGAGGTAACCCTCTTCGCTAAAGACGGCAGCGTTGTTGACTGCCATCTGATCCCCGTTCTTGATGCTGGGTTCCTGGTGCGTGGCTACCCGGAGGACGAGAGGACTAACGAACAGCATAAGGTCCTCGACGGAGCCATGGAGCGAGCGGTGAAACTCATTCAGGCAGGTTCTTTTGACGCGGTGGTGAATAACTCATTAAGCCCTGTACCGCACCGTCTTGTCATGCAGTTGCCTACCCTTCATGTACTGCACACTCCGCCGCTACCCCGATTGATTGAAATCTTGAGGGATCCAGCCAGAACGTTGCAACAGTTGCACCGTTACGTCACTGTTTCCGAAGCCAATGCATGTCCTTGGCGAGAGTGGTTACCGACCATTGAAATCGTTCACAATGGCATCGATTTGTCGCACTGGGACGAGCGGGCCGAGCCGAAACACTCGGTAGCGGCTTGGACCGGACGCATCGCAGCGGAAAAAGGGACCCACGTGGCAATAGCCGCAGCACGGGCAGCATCCCTGAAATTACGGATTGCCGGTCCCATCCACGACCAAGAGTACTTCCGTAGCCAGATTGAGCCGCAGCTCGATAGTGACATCAGTTACCTTGGACACCTCGATCAAGAAAAATTACAACGCATGATCGCTTCCTCGCAAGTGTTCCTCTCCTCCCCGCTCTGGGAGGAACCATTCGGACTCACCACTCTTGAAGCTATGGCCTGTGGAACCCCGGTGGCCGCGCTACCTGCCGGAGCTATGGCCGAACTCATTGGAACGACCGGAGGAGTAGTCGCCGACAGCCGAGACAGTAAGGCACTAGCGGTGGCAGCGACCCGAGCCAAAGATATGGATCGTGAGCAGGTTCAGGCGCGAGCCAGCAGATTCGCGCTGGCTGGAATGATCGAAGGGTATGAGCGGATACTTCACTCCATGGTTCATCGTTCCTTCTCCCAAGTCTCAGAGGGGTCATGA
- a CDS encoding galactosyltransferase-related protein, with protein MTKEEPWTVGDFSVLVLVHGRADHLRRLLAGVNASKLRPAEVVIVYMNDPCPAPIRCDVPLRIIHISSSQSRSGLPLSQARNTAAAAARTPNLIFLDVDSIPSAALFGTFIQVLNEETVLAMAEPRYLTKPLESTLLVEDKSLLAASIRHHTREGLPTESTMSGHAMFWSLGFAIHATVFAEVGGFDESYTGYGGEDTDFAFRIREAKIPVRFIEAPVFHQHHGVYNPPLNHFLEIVQNARLFHSRWGVWPMEGWLRAFVQLDLISWIPSQSSLTVRRIPTAEEVRAAHNSAAY; from the coding sequence ATGACAAAAGAGGAACCCTGGACAGTGGGTGATTTTTCGGTGCTCGTTTTAGTGCATGGTCGGGCGGACCATCTACGACGTTTGTTGGCTGGTGTGAATGCCTCCAAGCTGCGTCCTGCTGAGGTGGTGATCGTCTACATGAACGATCCCTGCCCGGCTCCGATACGCTGTGATGTTCCTTTGCGCATCATCCACATTTCTTCCTCCCAGTCTCGTTCGGGTTTGCCGTTGTCCCAAGCACGGAATACAGCTGCGGCTGCCGCCCGAACACCAAACCTTATTTTCCTGGATGTGGATTCTATTCCGTCAGCGGCCTTGTTCGGCACTTTCATTCAGGTGTTGAACGAGGAGACTGTCCTGGCCATGGCAGAGCCACGATATTTGACGAAGCCGTTGGAATCCACACTGTTAGTGGAGGATAAGTCTTTACTCGCCGCCTCCATTAGGCATCACACCCGTGAGGGACTCCCCACGGAATCAACCATGTCCGGACATGCAATGTTCTGGTCTCTTGGGTTCGCAATCCACGCTACTGTCTTTGCCGAAGTGGGTGGGTTCGATGAGAGTTATACCGGATACGGCGGAGAGGATACTGACTTCGCTTTTAGAATCCGAGAAGCAAAGATCCCAGTGAGGTTCATAGAAGCACCGGTGTTCCATCAGCACCATGGGGTCTATAACCCGCCGTTGAACCATTTCTTGGAGATTGTTCAGAATGCCCGTTTATTTCACTCCCGATGGGGTGTGTGGCCCATGGAAGGCTGGTTGAGGGCTTTTGTTCAGTTGGACTTGATTTCTTGGATACCGTCCCAGTCTTCCCTCACCGTTCGGCGTATTCCAACGGCCGAAGAAGTACGAGCAGCTCATAATTCAGCCGCTTATTAG